A single window of Drosophila suzukii chromosome 3, CBGP_Dsuzu_IsoJpt1.0, whole genome shotgun sequence DNA harbors:
- the PGRP-LA gene encoding peptidoglycan-recognition protein LA isoform X2, with protein sequence MKLLMKVHSERTARRRRTPEPSFTQQSHSRDSSSINSNHANGNGNRGHDKSPSKRLTRNTILLITLILLVLATGLVVLYVELNRPRQELPSNKAIYFGNNYDHDTFPNLGNGHLVIDREQWGAAKTTPALTIPLKRPIPYVLITHIGVQSLPCENIYKCSIKMRTIQDSAIAEKGLPDIQSNFYVSEEGNIYVGRGWDWANTYANQTLAITFMGDYGRFKPSAKQLEGVQFLLAHAVANRNVEVDYKLVAQNQTKTTRSPGAYVYQEIRKWPHFYGCGMDGALACGSELGIKSWDAKQ encoded by the exons ATGAAACTGCTAATGAAAGTTCACTCTGAGCGCACGGCCCGCAGAAGACGTACCCCCGAACCCAGTTTTACCCAGCAATCACACTCCCGGGACTCATCAA GCATCAACAGCAACCATGCTAATGGCAACGGCAATCGTGGTCATGATAAATCGCCATCAAAGCGGCTAACCCGGAATACCATCTTGTTGATCACGCTGATCTTGTTGGTCCTGGCCACCGGTTTGGTAGTGCTGTACGTGGAGCTCAATCGTCCCCGGCAGGAGTTGCCCAGCAACAAGGCCATCTACTTTGGCAACAACTACGACCACGACACGT TTCCCAATCTAGGAAACGGCCATCTGGTCATCGACAGGGAGCAGTGGGGAGCCGCCAAGACCACGCCAGCCCTGACCATTCCCCTTAAGCGACCCATTCCCTACGTCCTGATCACCCACATTGGAGTCCAATCGCTGCCCTGCGAGAACATCTACAAGTGCTCCATCAAGATGCGAACCATCCAGGATTCCGCCATTGCCGAAAAGGGTCTGCCAGACATTCAGTCCAATTTTTAT GTTTCGGAGGAGGGCAATATCTACGTAGGCCGCGGCTGGGACTGGGCCAACACCTATGCAAACCAAACTTTGGCGATAACCTTTATGGGCGACTACGGCCGTTTTAAGCCCTCTGCCAAACAATTGGAAGGTGTCCAATTTCTGTTGGCACATGCAGTCGCCAACAGAAATGTTGAAGTGGACTACAAATTGGTGGCCCAAAATCAG ACCAAGACGACCAGAAGTCCGGGGGCTTACGTCTATCAAGAAATCCGGAAATGGCCGCACTTCTACGGCTGCGGAATGGACGGTGCCCTGGCATGTGGCAGTGAACTGGGCATTAAATCGTGGGATGCCAAGCAATAG
- the PGRP-LA gene encoding peptidoglycan-recognition protein LA isoform X3 yields the protein MFEENGNPSRDNALWTLQGRERPSPAQRLHNLTSASSTSSSSGLPIPQNIFTNPAIQPSSVINLNHSTDVVIGPMTQYQGPVSIYYMDYMEAHAMQTAAGINSNHANGNGNRGHDKSPSKRLTRNTILLITLILLVLATGLVVLYVELNRPRQELPSNKAIYFGNNYDHDT from the exons ATGTTTGAGGAGAATGGCAACCCATCGCGGGATAATGCGTTATGGACCCTCCAGGGTCGGGAAAGACCAAGTCCCGCCCAGAGGCTGCACAACCTCACTTCGGCCTCCTCAACGAGCTCTTCTTCGGGCCTGCCCATACCGCAGAATATCTTCACAAACCCAGCCATCCAGCCGTCCAGCGTTATTAACCTCAACCACTCCACCGACGTGGTGATCGGTCCCATGACCCAATACCAGGGACCGGTATCCATATACTATATGGATTACATGGAGGCACACGCCATGCAAACGGCCGCAG GCATCAACAGCAACCATGCTAATGGCAACGGCAATCGTGGTCATGATAAATCGCCATCAAAGCGGCTAACCCGGAATACCATCTTGTTGATCACGCTGATCTTGTTGGTCCTGGCCACCGGTTTGGTAGTGCTGTACGTGGAGCTCAATCGTCCCCGGCAGGAGTTGCCCAGCAACAAGGCCATCTACTTTGGCAACAACTACGACCACGACACGT GA
- the PGRP-LA gene encoding peptidoglycan-recognition protein LA isoform X4, whose protein sequence is MRTIQDSAIAEKGLPDIQSNFYVSEEGNIYVGRGWDWANTYANQTLAITFMGDYGRFKPSAKQLEGVQFLLAHAVANRNVEVDYKLVAQNQTKTTRSPGAYVYQEIRKWPHFYGCGMDGALACGSELGIKSWDAKQ, encoded by the exons ATGCGAACCATCCAGGATTCCGCCATTGCCGAAAAGGGTCTGCCAGACATTCAGTCCAATTTTTAT GTTTCGGAGGAGGGCAATATCTACGTAGGCCGCGGCTGGGACTGGGCCAACACCTATGCAAACCAAACTTTGGCGATAACCTTTATGGGCGACTACGGCCGTTTTAAGCCCTCTGCCAAACAATTGGAAGGTGTCCAATTTCTGTTGGCACATGCAGTCGCCAACAGAAATGTTGAAGTGGACTACAAATTGGTGGCCCAAAATCAG ACCAAGACGACCAGAAGTCCGGGGGCTTACGTCTATCAAGAAATCCGGAAATGGCCGCACTTCTACGGCTGCGGAATGGACGGTGCCCTGGCATGTGGCAGTGAACTGGGCATTAAATCGTGGGATGCCAAGCAATAG
- the PGRP-LA gene encoding peptidoglycan-recognition protein LA isoform X1, translating into MFEENGNPSRDNALWTLQGRERPSPAQRLHNLTSASSTSSSSGLPIPQNIFTNPAIQPSSVINLNHSTDVVIGPMTQYQGPVSIYYMDYMEAHAMQTAAGINSNHANGNGNRGHDKSPSKRLTRNTILLITLILLVLATGLVVLYVELNRPRQELPSNKAIYFGNNYDHDTFPNLGNGHLVIDREQWGAAKTTPALTIPLKRPIPYVLITHIGVQSLPCENIYKCSIKMRTIQDSAIAEKGLPDIQSNFYVSEEGNIYVGRGWDWANTYANQTLAITFMGDYGRFKPSAKQLEGVQFLLAHAVANRNVEVDYKLVAQNQTKTTRSPGAYVYQEIRKWPHFYGCGMDGALACGSELGIKSWDAKQ; encoded by the exons ATGTTTGAGGAGAATGGCAACCCATCGCGGGATAATGCGTTATGGACCCTCCAGGGTCGGGAAAGACCAAGTCCCGCCCAGAGGCTGCACAACCTCACTTCGGCCTCCTCAACGAGCTCTTCTTCGGGCCTGCCCATACCGCAGAATATCTTCACAAACCCAGCCATCCAGCCGTCCAGCGTTATTAACCTCAACCACTCCACCGACGTGGTGATCGGTCCCATGACCCAATACCAGGGACCGGTATCCATATACTATATGGATTACATGGAGGCACACGCCATGCAAACGGCCGCAG GCATCAACAGCAACCATGCTAATGGCAACGGCAATCGTGGTCATGATAAATCGCCATCAAAGCGGCTAACCCGGAATACCATCTTGTTGATCACGCTGATCTTGTTGGTCCTGGCCACCGGTTTGGTAGTGCTGTACGTGGAGCTCAATCGTCCCCGGCAGGAGTTGCCCAGCAACAAGGCCATCTACTTTGGCAACAACTACGACCACGACACGT TTCCCAATCTAGGAAACGGCCATCTGGTCATCGACAGGGAGCAGTGGGGAGCCGCCAAGACCACGCCAGCCCTGACCATTCCCCTTAAGCGACCCATTCCCTACGTCCTGATCACCCACATTGGAGTCCAATCGCTGCCCTGCGAGAACATCTACAAGTGCTCCATCAAGATGCGAACCATCCAGGATTCCGCCATTGCCGAAAAGGGTCTGCCAGACATTCAGTCCAATTTTTAT GTTTCGGAGGAGGGCAATATCTACGTAGGCCGCGGCTGGGACTGGGCCAACACCTATGCAAACCAAACTTTGGCGATAACCTTTATGGGCGACTACGGCCGTTTTAAGCCCTCTGCCAAACAATTGGAAGGTGTCCAATTTCTGTTGGCACATGCAGTCGCCAACAGAAATGTTGAAGTGGACTACAAATTGGTGGCCCAAAATCAG ACCAAGACGACCAGAAGTCCGGGGGCTTACGTCTATCAAGAAATCCGGAAATGGCCGCACTTCTACGGCTGCGGAATGGACGGTGCCCTGGCATGTGGCAGTGAACTGGGCATTAAATCGTGGGATGCCAAGCAATAG